The stretch of DNA AAGAAGCTTTTTAATCTTGTTGCTTGTTCTGAAACTTAATTCAATCCAGCTCTGCCCTGCTGGTCCCACAGCTGTGACAGTTTTGTGCCCTTTATAGGAGGAGTTGGCCTTTCATACCTACTAATACAGTTTTTACTGAGCCTGCTCAAAGGTCCAACTAATTTGATTCACACTATGTAGGCAAAAAATGTAGAAGAGAATATTCActcaaaatatataatatataatataatctgtttttttccacatcacaatAGGTCATGTGACATATATAGAATATGTAATTATTTTCCACATGTCATACACATATCAACTCAAAGCCAaacaatcacatttttattccatttctgtAAATTTGTCTGTTCCTTAAAGGTCAGATTTCCTCCTGTCAGAGAGCATGTCAAGGTAAAACAGAcaattttcactgaaaacttagTTAGTTTCTCTCAGTAGAAATTTAGAGTTTAGTTTTTAGAACTTTAGACGCTTTGGAAAAAATCTTCAGCCCCTACAATGAAAGCCATCcatcacacacaatattttggaattaatacattttacaccATTGCCCTCTACTGAAACTGAGTGGTACCTGCATTTTGTCAGTGACATGATCATATTTTGTATATCTTTAAATTAACTTCACCATTAACTctgaaatcatttattttcatgccACCAAGTTGAACTATCTGTCTGACCTTCTTTCCACCTTACAGGCCCATTTCAGTTTTTGCTATTCAACAGAAGAGCCTGCACAGCAGTGCTAAAAGCGAGAATACAACCACGAGGTAAGACTTTTATGTAATTATCAGAGTGGAGAAAATATGTCCAGTGAAGACTCTGCACACAGTGAGCGACAACCCCCCCGTCCTTCTGTTGCAGCGTGGTTCCAGTCAGAGAGAAAAGCACGGCCGTGGCAGCAGCCAAACCAGCAGCTGTAGCCAGCAGCAAGGGCGAGTATGTCATCACCAAACTGGACGACCTCGTTAACTGGGCACGAAGGGTGAGTTGATGGGAGGCTTTTAGATTTTTAACACCCAGCATGTGTGGAAGGGATTAATCATCATTCTAGTCTTTACTATGGCTCATTTTTACACCTGAAAATAAGATCAAGTCCTCTGCCCTGTGATGTGACAGCGTGGGACTGTTTGGTCTTAAATGTCACATGGTTGGTCGTGTTGTCTTGTTAATTGCCATTGATTCAGCTTTTAATCATCGGAAGCTGCCACCACCATGAATCATATTTGCAAAGGCAGCTAAGCGGTAATATGTGTGAGTTAACAGTCCCCATTTTTATGAGATTTCAGGGCAAAAAAGGTATATTGAAGAGGCACAAATGGTCAGTGTGTCATTGATGTCTCGCTGCTGTGTTTCCCCCTCACAGAGCTCTCTGTGGCCTATGACCTTTGGTCTGGCATGCTGTGCAGTGGAGATGATGCACATGGCGGCACCCCGTTACGATATGGATCGCTTCGGTGTTGTGTTCAGAGCAAGTCCCAGACAGTCTGATGTCATGATTGTGGCAGGAACACTGACCAATAAGATGGCTCCGGCTCTGCGcaaggtgaggagggagggagggagagtacAGGATGTAACAGCAGCTGTTGTGAGGGGATGTAAAAGCATTAGCATCTTACATTTAAATGTCTAATTCCACTAACCTAACCATGTCCACTGTCTCAACTTTGACTGAGCTCAATGGGCTAAATATGTAGCCTGGTAATTTATGGGACATAATTCAGCTGTTTATGTGGAGGAAATATTTTCCTTCACTGTATATATACTCATGCTCCTGCTGAGACTTCTCTATCTGCAGGATGGGAGTATAGCTGTGTAAATGCTGGCAGGATTATAACCAGCCTCTGTGTGGATGAATCCTCCCTGCATCTGAAAGGACAGATTAGTTGTTAGTCAGACATTATATAACAACAGCGGCTGAACTTCCTTTTCCCTACAGGTGTACGACCAGATGCCTGAGCCAAGATACGTCATCTCCATGGGAAGGTAGGCTAACTCCTGAAGACGGTTGTCTGAGCAACTGAGCGTTTTTATTCCTAGCGTAGCTCTCTTCTTAGGGAAGCAGTTTATGCCTCAGCACCTGTCATCTTGTTGATCTGTAGCCTGTGTATTCAAGCATCCACAAAGCCTCCACAGCTGAGCTAATACTAatgtttactgtgttttctcttcgtcttttttttgttcagtaTTCTCTCTGTGACTTTTTCCCTGTAGCCTCTAGTCTAATAGCAAGCTTTGATATACAATGTTACACCTCACAGTCATATTTAAAAGCTGTACCTCAACATCTGACCCGGTTATTCactcatactgtatattgtcaTTATGGTTTTCTGCCAGCCAGTAAAAGTCACACtttttgtgccttttttatagcagtgtagggttagggttagggtctaaacCTGCACCAGTAAGTGTCTTAATAACCACCACTGTTCTCATAATTTTCCTCCTCCAGTTGTGCCAATGGAGGAGGCTACTACCACTACTCCTACGCTGTCGTCAGAGGTTGTGACCGAATCGTACCAGTGGACATTTATGTTCCAGGTAGAGTTTACTGTACTCACTATACAATATAAAGTGTAAAACCTAGAGACGTTTGATACCATTTTTTCCTTCCCAATACCAATTCAGATACCTGAAACTCCCTGTATGGATGCGATATGATTGTTATCTTTAGCAATGAAGTGTCATTAAATGCTTTGTAAGACCAGTGAAATTATAGTTATGCATACTGTTACCTTTTTACCGGTGGGACTTTCCAGTGTTAAAATTGTGTGGTAGATGTACACATCcagaacagaaaaacatttaggTAATATTGGAGGCATTTCTGATACTGGTAACTGTATCAGAACAACTCAAGTAAAATCTGCAAATCCATCATCCACCAGAATAATGAAAACTATGGTCCATTAAAACTGGAACATGTCAGACATGCATGTCCACAGATTTGAATTTTTAGTCTGGTTATTTTTCCTGATGTGGTCCTTAGTTTCAAAAAAGGAAATCTTTGTGGTAAGAGATTTTGGTAGAAGGCCCATTCTGTTTCAACATGAGTGTCCTGTGCCCAAAGCCGAGTCCAAAAAGAGTTGACCTCAACCCCAAACACCTTTTCCCAACCTTTACTGCTCATGCTCAGAATCAGAGTAAATCTGTGCAGTACtgttcaaaatatatattttaatattttcttccACCGTCCTCAGGTTGTCCTCCCACTGCAGAGGCTCTTCTCTACGGGACTTTACAGTTGCAGAAGAAAATCAAACGTGAGAAGAAGATGACGATCTGGTATAGGAagtaaatgtgttatttgttaGTGTATCTGGTATGTAAATGATGTATTTCTGGTTTCATTTGGAGCGCCGCTCCTCCTCCATGTAGAGCTGCAGGAACTCACTTCAATAAAAATCATTGTTGTAATTTACGCAAGAAGCACTACtgcttatttttaatttaattttttaaacacagcagcagtcagaTCAGTATTTATGttcacagacacagtttgagcTTCTGTTAGAACTTCAACCATAGGTGTGATTCATCTTTACTCAACCATTTCACTGATAGCCAtaagatactgtatgtgtttcaTCTTACCAGTGCACAAAATTAGCACCAGCCACCAGACAAATGCTACAGTGGTTGgtagatttgcttcactcaccAGCCAAAATTGATTGAGTGGCTGGTAAAATTTGAACATTAATTAGCCATTTGACCAGTGGGCAAAAAAGTCAATTTTGCACCCTGCATCATATCTTATTATCTGGAATATTATTTTAAGCAAACTGGGATCTCAGGTTGATGCATTATTATAACATCTGTTGTCATTGTAGCCACTGTCACCAGCAGAGCCACTAGATGGCTCCAGTGATCACTAACTCTGACCTTCAGTGTGTTGACACAAAGCAGTGGTtagaaagaaaatgcatttttattatgCGTGTTGTTTAACTCTGAGGTCACAGTCTGCTGAAACACTGTCcaaacacacagagtgaaaTGTTTCTGTTAACAAGTCTGTGAgaatctgtttgtgttgtctgtACAACATCAGCTgcagtgttttagtttattCATCTATTCAACATTAAACCTGCTCCTATAATTATGTattcagacagacagcagagtaGCTTTTATGCATCTTCAGTGTTAATTAACAGAATGATTGGTTCTGCGGTCTGTGCTGCTGAAGGGTTCTTGAGAGAGACACTTAATGCCTACTTGgctatttgttttaatttgctcTGGATAATAGTTTGCTGTTACGCTGTGATGGCTGTGCACTTCCAAAGAGATTAAAGTAAAACGTTGTCACATTGTGTGTCTATATAATGTATACCCAGATTCTGGTGTTCTTTCAAACATTAAAGGAGTCGCAGAATTCTTGGTTTCCAGAAAGCAGCGATTAATCATGAACTTTATTTACTATATTTTGAATAGTTTGAACTCACTGACAGATACTGGACTTCTGAGGCCTGTGTTGATATTTGAGAGTTTTAACAAATCTGATATATCAATGGACTGCTCAGTATTTGtctattaacattataaaaacatcTGGTAGTGATCCCATGCGCTTAAATATGTACTGAGCAGGACATTTTGCAGTTGAAAATGAAGATAGTTTTACTCACATCTCAACATGATACCAGATACCAAttttaagagaaaaagaaagctcTAAACTGAATATGTGCTAATGAAAAGTTAATTTGATAACTACAGTTATGGTATCAAGTAAAACACctaataaagacaaaacatttattGGAGCTATTCAGTGAGAAGgcattcttcttttcttttctcttgagGCAAAAGGCAAACAAATCTGCCAGACAAAATATGTAATGCTAACACTGTTTCTACAGTACCTCAAACAAATGTTTGCATTTCTGTACTGCTATTTCTTGTTAGTTATTGGCCAACATATCTACTGATACCACAATATATATCTATGTCTATACTAACTAGGATAAAACTACAccaaaaacccccaaaacaaacatatattaTAAGGCTGCTTAGCTCCTTTTTTAccttagattttattttattattttatacactGACGTTTCTGTGATAAACCAAGATCTGTAAATATGGACCATGCTGATGTATGGGTCGAGCTTTAACAATATAAGTGGCAACATGTGCTGTCATTTCAAACATCTGTAAACAGGAAAAAGGATTGAAcacaaattatttaaatatcCACAGTCAAAACTGAATATCACAACAGAACATATCAAGATATGTCACTTATAACTAACTATAATTCAtcttaatat from Scomber japonicus isolate fScoJap1 chromosome 7, fScoJap1.pri, whole genome shotgun sequence encodes:
- the ndufs7 gene encoding NADH dehydrogenase [ubiquinone] iron-sulfur protein 7, mitochondrial isoform X2: MSRPISVFAIQQKSLHSSAKSENTTTSVVPVREKSTAVAAAKPAAVASSKGEYVITKLDDLVNWARRSSLWPMTFGLACCAVEMMHMAAPRYDMDRFGVVFRASPRQSDVMIVAGTLTNKMAPALRKVYDQMPEPRYVISMGSCANGGGYYHYSYAVVRGCDRIVPVDIYVPGCPPTAEALLYGTLQLQKKIKREKKMTIWYRK
- the ndufs7 gene encoding NADH dehydrogenase [ubiquinone] iron-sulfur protein 7, mitochondrial isoform X1, with product MAALVVPRLAIFGSFSTRPISVFAIQQKSLHSSAKSENTTTSVVPVREKSTAVAAAKPAAVASSKGEYVITKLDDLVNWARRSSLWPMTFGLACCAVEMMHMAAPRYDMDRFGVVFRASPRQSDVMIVAGTLTNKMAPALRKVYDQMPEPRYVISMGSCANGGGYYHYSYAVVRGCDRIVPVDIYVPGCPPTAEALLYGTLQLQKKIKREKKMTIWYRK